One genomic window of Campylobacter fetus subsp. fetus includes the following:
- a CDS encoding gluconate 2-dehydrogenase subunit 3 family protein, whose translation MKDRRSFVKVAYGAMAFSAAPINLFAQDENILADKTLSKDEIYNILNSVSKHLFPIITQLNIDVLSYLKIIISHSKVSIGAKNFIVNGVIWLNDVSIKQYESDYLSLSDKKQNDLLEIVSKDEEWGESWIYDMLVFCSEAVFSDPIYGANTDENGWKWISHETGLPQPKTPFL comes from the coding sequence ATGAAAGATAGACGCTCTTTTGTAAAAGTCGCTTACGGGGCTATGGCATTTTCTGCCGCACCTATAAATTTATTTGCTCAAGATGAAAATATTTTGGCTGACAAAACTCTGTCAAAAGATGAAATTTATAACATATTAAATAGTGTTTCAAAGCATCTTTTTCCTATTATAACTCAGTTAAATATAGATGTTTTGTCATATTTAAAGATTATTATATCGCATTCTAAAGTTTCTATAGGAGCTAAAAATTTTATCGTAAATGGTGTGATTTGGCTAAATGATGTTAGTATAAAACAGTATGAGTCTGATTATTTAAGTTTATCCGATAAAAAGCAAAATGATCTTTTAGAAATTGTTTCGAAAGATGAAGAGTGGGGAGAAAGCTGGATATATGATATGCTTGTTTTTTGCTCAGAAGCGGTTTTTAGTGATCCTATTTATGGTGCAAATACAGATGAAAACGGTTGGAAATGGATCTCTCACGAGACCGGACTTCCTCAGCCCAAAACACCGTTTTTATAA
- a CDS encoding DoxX family protein — protein sequence MKNFCNIFNTFGLKFQHLSLLIIRLVLAYGFYETAVPKWQNIEPTAQWFASMGFPLPFLSVYLVAIFEALAVPLFVLGLFTRIISVPLIVIVLVAIFAVHFGNGYSLANNGFEVPLYYLVMLFAIFSFGAGKISLDAVMNRYER from the coding sequence ATGAAAAATTTCTGTAATATTTTTAATACGTTTGGCTTAAAATTCCAACATCTCTCTTTGCTTATTATACGTTTGGTTTTAGCTTACGGTTTTTATGAAACCGCAGTTCCCAAATGGCAAAATATCGAACCGACTGCCCAGTGGTTTGCTTCTATGGGTTTTCCACTTCCGTTTTTAAGCGTATATTTAGTCGCTATATTTGAGGCTTTAGCGGTTCCGCTTTTTGTACTTGGGCTTTTTACTAGAATTATTAGTGTTCCACTTATCGTAATAGTGCTTGTGGCGATATTTGCAGTACATTTTGGCAATGGATATAGTTTGGCAAATAACGGCTTTGAAGTTCCGCTTTATTATCTAGTTATGCTTTTTGCTATATTCTCGTTTGGAGCCGGCAAGATCAGTCTTGATGCAGTGATGAATAGATATGAAAGATAG
- a CDS encoding nitroreductase family protein, which translates to MKNIMQNRFSCRQFKNEKIENAKIKEILNFARLTPSSCGLEPWKFVVISKSDELDELGKICNNQDQVKACSHAVIILARNDLKSSCEFLQNQVKRKQTIPEKYNKAMEYFANRFDHQTNDELTHYASLQCYLLCANLINIAYSMDIKSCIIGGFDKISLTNFINLTNNFTPVLVVALGMSDETAPAKMRLNLDDILIWR; encoded by the coding sequence TTGAAAAATATAATGCAAAATCGCTTTTCGTGTAGACAATTTAAAAACGAAAAGATAGAAAACGCAAAGATAAAAGAGATTTTGAATTTTGCTAGACTTACTCCTAGTTCATGCGGGCTTGAGCCTTGGAAATTTGTTGTTATCAGTAAATCTGATGAGCTAGATGAGCTTGGGAAAATTTGTAACAATCAAGATCAAGTAAAAGCATGTTCTCACGCGGTTATTATACTAGCTAGAAATGATCTAAAAAGCAGCTGCGAATTTTTACAAAATCAGGTAAAAAGAAAGCAAACTATACCTGAAAAATATAACAAAGCTATGGAATATTTCGCTAACAGATTTGATCATCAAACTAACGATGAGCTAACACATTATGCAAGTTTGCAATGTTATTTGCTATGTGCAAATCTCATAAATATCGCATATAGTATGGATATAAAAAGTTGCATAATAGGCGGATTTGATAAAATTTCACTAACAAATTTTATAAATTTAACTAACAACTTTACACCTGTGTTAGTTGTGGCTTTGGGGATGAGTGATGAAACCGCTCCTGCTAAAATGAGACTTAATTTAGATGATATTTTGATTTGGAGATAG
- a CDS encoding pyridoxamine 5'-phosphate oxidase family protein encodes MRRSDRELDRQIALKIIDESEYATLSCVDEYGEVFSIPISVARDGMSVFIHGAKTGSKARLYKDGKSVTLVAVSQNRVPTPSHEFCQSIKDSASELGGRVFTTEYCSAIATTKAYEITQEEEKIEALRLLCEKYTPKYMEYFNTAVQGSLKKISIYELKIMSLSAKAKIIK; translated from the coding sequence ATGCGACGAAGCGACCGTGAATTAGACCGACAAATAGCCCTTAAAATAATAGACGAGAGCGAGTATGCGACGCTTAGCTGCGTAGATGAATACGGTGAGGTATTTAGCATTCCTATCTCTGTAGCCAGAGATGGCATGAGTGTTTTCATTCATGGAGCAAAGACAGGCTCAAAAGCAAGATTGTATAAAGATGGCAAGAGTGTTACTCTAGTCGCCGTTAGCCAAAACAGAGTACCTACGCCTAGCCATGAGTTTTGTCAAAGTATAAAAGACAGCGCAAGCGAACTTGGAGGTAGAGTTTTTACTACTGAATACTGCAGTGCAATAGCTACAACCAAAGCTTATGAAATTACGCAAGAAGAGGAAAAAATAGAAGCTTTGCGCCTACTTTGCGAAAAATATACTCCTAAATATATGGAGTATTTCAACACAGCAGTGCAAGGTTCGCTTAAGAAAATTAGTATTTATGAACTAAAGATCATGAGTTTATCTGCTAAGGCTAAAATTATAAAATAA
- a CDS encoding restriction endonuclease, whose product MVPKFNEMAFPILKFVSSKYAFTRQDIYGFLVDYYKFSQEDLGIKTNSGDTLYKNRAGWAISYLIGSSKVNGAIKRIKRGEYQITEFGMQLIKDENKFNEWFYDKTPTNQNLINDIQTPDEKLEANIEEIHLEVKDEIISRILEREPRFFENLALELMKKIGYDVGGSSLTKNGADGGIDGIINEDLFGFSKIYIQAKRYDKGKIGRDTLQAFAGALSNKPTTKGLFITTSTFTKEAIEFSMEHQNYSIILIDKYRLTDLMLKYEVGVEVKEIKKIYKVDTDFFEQEI is encoded by the coding sequence ATGGTTCCAAAATTTAATGAAATGGCTTTTCCGATTTTGAAATTTGTTTCGAGTAAATATGCTTTTACTCGTCAAGATATTTATGGTTTTTTAGTTGATTATTATAAATTTAGTCAAGAAGATTTAGGCATCAAAACAAACAGTGGAGATACGCTGTATAAAAATAGAGCGGGTTGGGCAATTTCTTATTTGATAGGCTCAAGTAAAGTAAACGGTGCCATTAAACGTATCAAAAGAGGCGAGTATCAAATAACCGAATTTGGAATGCAGCTTATTAAAGACGAAAATAAATTTAACGAATGGTTTTATGACAAGACGCCGACAAATCAAAATTTAATAAACGATATCCAAACTCCAGACGAGAAACTAGAAGCAAATATCGAAGAGATACATTTAGAAGTCAAAGACGAGATCATTAGTCGAATTTTGGAACGTGAGCCTAGATTTTTTGAGAATTTGGCTTTGGAACTTATGAAAAAGATAGGCTATGACGTGGGCGGATCAAGTCTTACGAAAAATGGTGCAGATGGTGGAATAGACGGCATCATAAATGAAGATCTATTTGGATTTTCAAAGATTTATATCCAAGCTAAACGTTATGACAAGGGCAAAATCGGTCGTGATACGCTTCAAGCGTTTGCAGGAGCACTCTCAAATAAACCAACAACAAAAGGGCTTTTTATTACGACTTCAACCTTTACAAAAGAAGCGATAGAATTCTCCATGGAACATCAAAACTATTCTATAATTTTGATAGATAAATACAGACTTACTGATTTGATGTTAAAATACGAAGTTGGAGTAGAAGTCAAAGAAATCAAGAAAATTTATAAGGTAGATACTGATTTTTTTGAGCAAGAAATTTAA
- a CDS encoding pseudouridine synthase, producing MRINKFISHNTNYSRREADELVKNGKVNINNKVIDNLATDVKEDDKIKINGRFIRLKKEFSIIVYNKQKGELVTKKDDRGRKTIYDNLPRGISKFISIGRLDFASEGLLLLTDAPAIAEALMGSDIEREYYLKIKGEITPNVIAAMQEGFFAKDATKGAHARTKQISMEFKPFLAYKIISFSGGYTRLKVIINEGQNRELRRFFGYFDLEVMDLKRVSFGRVSLDQLGEGKWRYFTNSEYDDLRDFLKQNGVRY from the coding sequence ATGCGTATAAATAAATTTATTTCACACAACACAAATTACTCACGCCGTGAAGCAGATGAGTTAGTAAAAAATGGTAAAGTTAATATCAATAACAAAGTAATCGACAACTTAGCAACAGATGTAAAAGAAGACGATAAAATCAAGATAAACGGACGATTTATAAGGCTAAAAAAAGAGTTTAGCATTATAGTATATAACAAACAAAAAGGTGAGTTAGTAACTAAAAAAGATGATCGCGGTAGAAAAACTATCTATGATAATCTCCCAAGGGGTATTTCTAAATTTATAAGCATAGGTAGGCTGGATTTTGCTAGCGAGGGACTTTTGCTTCTTACTGACGCTCCTGCGATCGCTGAAGCCCTTATGGGAAGTGATATAGAGCGAGAATACTATCTAAAAATCAAAGGAGAGATAACTCCAAACGTCATAGCTGCGATGCAAGAGGGATTTTTCGCTAAAGATGCCACAAAAGGCGCTCACGCTAGAACAAAGCAAATTTCTATGGAATTTAAGCCATTTTTGGCATATAAAATCATCAGTTTTAGCGGCGGATATACAAGATTAAAAGTCATTATAAACGAAGGACAAAACCGCGAATTAAGAAGATTTTTCGGGTATTTTGATCTTGAAGTTATGGATCTAAAACGCGTTAGTTTTGGTCGTGTTAGCCTAGATCAACTAGGCGAGGGCAAATGGCGATACTTTACAAATAGTGAATACGACGATTTAAGAGATTTTTTGAAACAAAACGGAGTGAGATATTAA
- a CDS encoding KpsF/GutQ family sugar-phosphate isomerase, whose translation MDILSIAKEVLSLEADELKRQVELLDFKFEKAVNLAFSCKGKLIISGVGKSGLVGAKIAATLASTGTPSFFLHPTEALHGDLGMISQNDAVLAISFSGESSELLLILPHIKKRGIKIIGMAKSGSSLEMLSDAFISLDIVREACPLGAAPTVSTTLTLALGDALAVCLMQLKEFKKEDFAMLHPGGSLGKRLYLKVKDVMRKDELPIVSDDVSLKFAINSMTHGKLGTVLLTNKNGLLVAVLSDGDLRRALGNENFNINDQAIKFATKNPKVLEDENMLAYDALKLIEEYKIQILIITKDKKPIGALHIHDLTSLGL comes from the coding sequence ATGGATATTTTGAGTATCGCTAAAGAGGTATTAAGCTTAGAAGCAGATGAGTTAAAAAGACAAGTAGAATTACTGGATTTTAAATTTGAAAAGGCTGTAAATTTAGCATTTTCTTGCAAAGGAAAGCTCATAATATCAGGCGTGGGTAAGAGTGGGCTTGTAGGAGCTAAGATAGCAGCCACTTTGGCAAGTACTGGAACTCCTAGCTTTTTTTTGCATCCTACTGAAGCGCTTCATGGCGATCTTGGTATGATAAGTCAAAACGATGCTGTTTTGGCTATTAGTTTTAGCGGTGAGAGCAGTGAACTTCTATTGATACTTCCGCACATTAAAAAGCGCGGTATAAAAATAATAGGAATGGCAAAAAGCGGCTCAAGTCTAGAGATGTTAAGCGATGCATTTATTAGTCTTGACATAGTCCGCGAAGCCTGTCCTTTGGGTGCCGCGCCTACTGTTTCTACTACTTTGACTTTGGCTTTAGGAGACGCTTTGGCTGTGTGTTTGATGCAATTAAAAGAATTTAAAAAAGAAGATTTTGCTATGCTTCATCCAGGTGGTAGTCTTGGTAAGAGACTTTATCTAAAAGTAAAAGATGTGATGAGAAAAGATGAATTGCCTATTGTTAGTGATGATGTTAGTTTAAAATTTGCGATTAATTCAATGACTCATGGTAAATTAGGCACGGTTTTACTAACAAATAAAAACGGTTTGTTAGTAGCAGTTCTAAGCGATGGCGATCTAAGACGCGCATTGGGTAACGAGAATTTTAATATAAATGATCAAGCTATTAAATTTGCTACTAAAAATCCAAAGGTGCTAGAAGATGAAAATATGCTAGCCTATGATGCTTTAAAACTCATAGAGGAGTATAAAATTCAAATTCTAATCATAACAAAAGATAAAAAACCAATCGGAGCTTTGCATATCCACGATTTAACAAGTTTAGGACTATAA